AGCAACCGTCCCGATATTGCAAGGTTGATGGAAAGGCAGATTAGCGAGTACGGTCTCGAGATTGTCCCGGCACATGACTGCTTGCGCCTCGAGATCAGCCTTTTGGCATGAATCTGTGGCGATCTGTTTGCATTGTCTAAAAAGCCAATAGAGTCCCGCATTGACAGCGATGAGGTCAGCATGAGTAACTTCTCCCGGAGAGTACACCTTAAGAAAAACGTCAGTGAAAGAGGTAGCTTCGTTGTCCCAAAAGAACCGAACTCTGGGGTTTTCTGTCACAAAATTGTAAGcattggagaagagaaataGGAAAAGGCGTGGCTAATACCTTTGGCCATTCGGAGGCAGACAAAAGCTTTTTCAACAGGTGGCATAGGGAGGTTGCGCAGTGTAAGACCCGATTCAAGTACTCTAGCATGAGGATACAGGTAATCGAGTTCCTGNNNNNNNNNNNNNNNNNNNNNNNNNNNNNNNNNNNNNNNNNNNNNNNNNNNNNNNNNNNNNNNNNNNNNNNNNNNNNNNNNNNNNNNNNNNNNNNNNNNNNNNNNNNNNNNNNNNNNNNNNNNTCCCCAAACCCTTCCTCAGAGCCTGCAGAACAGAAGACTTTCAGCAGCGATTTCGATTCCGTcggcttgttgatgatggcattTCCGAGAATTCGTTGGCAAAACGGCTTGAGCTGGGAGCGAGGATTCTCCCTCATGCTCCAACCTTGGAGTGAGAAGCTGGCTTCCCACCGCCACTGCTAGGTGATGGAGACGATTCTTGGGTTACGGGTGCGAGGCGTGAAGTCGATGCTGGTTGGGATGGGATTTTCGATGCGGTAGCTGCGGGTACAACATGTAAGATTGGGTTTTGACCAGCTCCCAATGTATTGCTAAGCTCTGCGAGTTTTTGCGCGATATCGTCGATCTTTTTCTCACTAAGAGATTTGAGtaaaggaaataaaaagagatGGACGAATGGTATACATGTACTTACTATATCTCCGAGATAAAAACGCGTTGTCGCCTTTCCTTGGGCTTGTGCCTAGGCGGATACGTGCAGAGGTTCTCGGTGCGGACACAGTAGGCACACGGGTGTCTCCGGTCGCAGCGCACCTAAAGATGTtctaaattaaataaatgTCTACAACTGACCGTATCCAAAGAGGGACAGGTACCTTTCTGCGGCGGCATCGATCACACTGGTTTGATTTAGTCAGTAGGTGAAGCAGCGCTTGATTTTGCAGGAGACTTGCTGAGATTGTGGACAATGGGACAAGCTGTTCGTCCTGAGGGACATTATCTACTTCCCGATCCGATGAGGGGAAGGCATCATCTCTTTCGGTAGCCATTTTGTTAAAATGAGCTTGCCAGAAATGCTCAAGCTGATGACGGAGGAGGGAAGTTCAGTGGTCCGCAGGCCGCAGACCTTGAGCATTACGGATACAGCAGTCAAAGCTTGAGACCAGCGCTAAGCTGCCAGTTATGGGTCTCGCTCGCCTATCTCCGCTACACCAATCACCTTTCCAATTCAGCTGAGGCTATACCTGGATAGGGCTAGAGTGAGGCGGAAAGACGGTGCGTGGAATC
This DNA window, taken from Fusarium oxysporum f. sp. lycopersici 4287 chromosome 7, whole genome shotgun sequence, encodes the following:
- a CDS encoding hypothetical protein (At least one base has a quality score < 10) — its product is MATERDDAFPSSDREVRCDRRHPCAYCVRTENLCTYPPRHKPKERRQRVFISEIYEKKIDDIAQKLAELSNTLGAGQNPILHVVPAATASKIPSQPASTSRLAPVTQESSPSPSSGGGKPASHSKVGA